The Dromaius novaehollandiae isolate bDroNov1 chromosome 4, bDroNov1.hap1, whole genome shotgun sequence genome contains the following window.
TCCGTGCTAATGAAGGCCTCTTTCCGAGGCTGGCTAATGCACTTCTCATATCTGGAGATATTAAAAAGTTAATGAGGGCTTTTAGCTCTGTGCATCTGCACCGCGCGCCTGGGGAGCCGGCGAGCGCGGCGGACGCGGTGCAATGGCAGCGAAGCACGTGGGCATGCGGTGTCGTGGGCATCCACAGCTCCCACCGCCGCAGAGGGGCCCCTTCCTCCAGGTCGCCCAAAATCCCGTGCGTTTACCATGGAAGTAGCCTTTGGAAGTCACTGCCCTGAGATGCCATGAGGCCGAGAGCACGGGCCGTCCTTGCCCTTGTGTTTTGAACCTTTATAAGAGGAGAAATTATCCAGTGTTgtaaaaccacagaaaataacTGTGGAAGGAACCGCAGCGGGTTGCCGCGCACCGCCCCGGCGCGGGATCGGCTGCATCGTGCCGTTGCAGAGCTTCCCGGCGCCGGAGTTCAACCTCGTTTTGGCAGGGACAAGTCCCGATGCTTCCAGgcccaaaatggaaaaaaattaacctcTTCACGGGGGTTTTATCCCTTTTCTGAGGTGCGGGGTGGGACGCCGGCCCCCCGGGAGAGCCCTGCCCGTAACGCCGTCGCTTGCGTTTCAGAGGAGCGAGgctcgggcccccccggccgcccccttCGCCGTGGTGGTGGCCATCGACTTCGGCACCACGTCCAGCGGCTACGCCTTCAGCTTCGCCAGCGACCCCGAGGCCATCCACATGATGAGGTGACGCGTCGCGGGGGGCCGGAGCCCCTTCCCCACCGCCCGGCCCCTTCAGGGATTTTGCCGAAAGCAGCGGGGGATTCGGCTCGCGGAGCCGGGAGGGTGGGAATCACCATGGGGGAGAGGGACggctgccccaaagcagcatCAGGAGCATCGTCGGGGGGGAACAGCCCCCGTGGGTCTTGCGCTGATTGCGGGAAGGGATGACAGCCCCGTTAATTGGTCTGTAATTAGCTGCACGGGTCGCAGGAGCGCTGCAGCTTGTGCGCACGGTGCAATAATCCTGCACCAAGAGCTCTGCCCTCCCACTGCCTTCGGCCCCTTCTTTGCTCCCTCTCTAAGGTGTTTGAGGTTGTGTCTATGCAAACAAGCTCTGCTTGGCCGCTGCTCTCTGGGGGTCCGGGGACGCTTGGGGGGCTCTGCCTGGCACGCCGGGGCTGCAAAGCTCCTGTCCCGGCTTTGCCGTGGGGCCGGCGCGAGCCGTGGGGCCAGCCTTGCTCCAGGACGGACCTGTTTGCTCGCAGCGCTCCCGCAGCGCTCAGCCTCCATCCAAGCCCGGCATCCCGCCTCCGGGCTGGGGAAAAGCCACGCGCCCCGGCACGGTGGGAACTCATCCGCCGCGGCTCCTTCTCGCAGGAGATGGGAAGGGGGCGACCCGGGGGTGGCCAACCAGAAGACGCCCACCAGCCTGCTGCTGACGCCGGACGGCGCCTTCCACAGCTTCGGCTACACGGCCAGGGACTACTACCACGACCTGGACCCCGAGGACGCCCGCCACTGGCTCTACTTTGAGAAGTTCAAGATGAAGATCCACAGCACCAGCGTGAGTCCGTGCTCCCGCCCTCgccggtccccccccccgccccgggatgCAGCACCCGGCCCGCAGCATCTGTGCCCCGTCCCCGCTCTGCAGGACCTGAGCATGAAAACGGAGCTGGAAGCCGTGAACGGGAAGAAGGTGCAAGCGCTGGAGGTGTTCGCGCACGCGCTGCGCTTCTTCAAGCAGCACGCGGTGCAGGTGaggctgcgggggctgcggcgccgcggccccccccccgcgcagccccgagcccccgccgagccccggcctCGCGCCCCGCAGGAGCTCAGGGAGCAGTGCCCGGCGCTGCCGGAGACGGAGGCCGTGCGCTGGGTGATCACCGTGCCCGCCATCTGGAAGCAGCCGGCCAAGCAGTTCATGCGGGAGGCCGCCTACAAGGTGAGGGGCCCCGGAGCCGCGGGACGGGGTGCTGGAGGATGCCCGAGGCACCGcggctgcccccgggggggggttgcTCCCTCgggtgctctctgcagctgccaggcCCCCGGGAAGCGCGGCgagctgggaagcagcttggATGTGGCTGCACGACCTGGAGTCGGGAGcggggaagcagcccggctccgACCCACGCGGCCCTATAGCTGCTGCCCGGCGGAGGGGACCTGGTGCACAGGCGCGATGCAtcagaaataaaatctaaatCTATAAGATTGACCTAAAAAAAAGGGTTCCCATGAAATTGAGATAGGTAGGAGCGATGCACCAAGGCCGGAGCGATGCACGCAGGCTGGAAGCAGGGGAAGCCCTTGCTGGGCACAGGCGGGAGGCCAAACCATCCCGGGACTCTCCGGTCGCAAGAGGTGAcgtctctgccctttgcaggccGGTCTGGTGTCGCCGGAGACCCCGGAGCAGCTGCTGATCGCGCTGGAGCCCGAAGCGGCATCCATCTACTGCAGGAAGCTGCGGCCGCACCAGCTGCTGGAGCTGAGCTGCCCGGCGCCGGCCAAGGGGCTGGGGCCCGCGCGCGCCCTCGACTCCAGCTTCAGGCAGGgtgagcggccgcggggccggggcgatgCCGGCGTCGGGGTGCGGCTGCAGCCTGCGTCCCTCCCTCCCGGCTCAGCCCGCTTCTGCTGGCTCGGCTCCGACCGGCCCTTGATTCCCCCCTCCGGAGGTTCccgaggggccgcggccgccttGGCGTCCTGcatcccctctccccagcccggcccctccgcgggccCCAGCCGGCCGGAcctccccggcgctgccgccgctgcggCCTCGGAGCatccgccccccgcgccggggctgcgctcAGCCCCCCCGAGCCGGCGGAGACGGCTGCGCCGCTCGAGACCACCGCCGAGCCCACGGCCGGGGCTTTCCCGGGGCTTTCCCGGGGCGCGATGCCGTTCACGGAGCCGGGATGGGTcagccgggggctgccgggctgggataCGGTTGCACCGGGATTTGCAAAGGGGTTTCGAGGAGCTGCGCCGCCGAGGCCGCTGCAACGGGGCCGCTGCAGCGAGGCCGCCGGGTGCACCCCAGGTTGCCAAAAATAGGGTCACCCCACCTTGCACAAACATCTCCCTGCCCTTCCGGGCTGCTTTGATGTCCCCATCCCGGGGGAAACTCCACCCGGGCTGGATCCGTCTGGGAATAACACGGGAAGGGCCTggcgcgggaggcggccggggaTGCTCGGGGTTGGGCTCACGCCGCGCTCTGCCACAGCCCGGGAGCAGCTCCGGCGCTCCCGCCACAGCCGCACCTTCCTGGTGGAGTCGGGCGTCGGGGAGCTCTGGGCCGAGCTGCAGGCAGGTGAGGAGCCGCCGCAACGCGGCACCGGGGGCTGCTCGCTGCAATGAAAACCTGGGATGTCGCCCCCCAAAACTGGGATGTCACCCCCAAAACCTGGGATGTCACCCGCAAAAACTGGGATGCTGCCCCTAAAAACTGGGATGTCACCCCCAAAACCTGGCATGTCGCCCCCAAAACCTGGGATGTCTCCCCCCAAAACTGGGATGTCACCCCCAAAAACTGGGATGTCACCCCTAAAACTTGGGATGTCTCCCCCACAAACTGGGATGTCGCCCCCCAAAACCTGGGATGTCACCCCCAAAAACTGGGATGCTGCCCCTAAAAACTGGGATGTCACCCCCAAAAACTGGGATGTCACCCCTAAAAACTGGGATGTCTCCCCCAAAAACTGGGATGCTGCCCCCCAAAACTGGGATGTCTCCCCCAAAACTGGGATGTCTCCCCCAAAACCTGGGATGTCTCCCCCCAAAACTGGGATGTCGCCCCCAAAACCTGGGATGTCTCCCCCAAAAACTGCGCAGGTGACAGGTACGTGGTGGCGGACTGCGGCGGCGGCACCGTGGACCTCACCGTGCACCAGCTGGAGCAGCCGCAGGGGACCCTCAAGGAGCTCTACAAGGCCTCAGgtgggcggggggcggcggggtcccccccccgggggggcggatggcgggggcggcccggccccggggccgctgcgGGTTCGGGTCCCCGCGTTGCCGTCGCTGGTCGCCTGCCGCCACCTGGCGTCGGCGCGGGGGAgggcagcgggggggccgcggggccggggctctctcgggggggggggggggaaatgcagggggaacgggggtgctgggggggtcagATGGGACGGAGAggacggggtgctggggggggtcggAAGGTGCGAGGGGATGGGGGTGCTCGGGGGGGCCAGATGGGATGGGGGTACAGGGGGACGGAGGTgatggggggtgcagggggcacgGGGATTGCAGAGGGGggtggggatgctggggggggtCAGATGAGATGGGGGAAATGGAGGGGCACAGGGGGAgacagggggtgcagggggatggaggtgctggggggggtcagaCGGGACAaggagggggtgcaggggggacgGGGGGTTGCAAGAAGGACAGGGGTGCTGGGGTGTGGGTCAGATTGGATGGTggtgcgggggggtcgggggtgcgggggggtacAGGGGTGCCGGGGGGTGCAGGTGGGATGGGGGctgggggtggtgcaggggggACAGGGGGGCTGGAAGGGTGCAGGTGAGACGGGGGTGCAGATGGGATGGGGGACTGGGGGGGTTCAGGAGGGATGAGGGTGCTGGGGGAGTaacaggggtgctgggggggggttcAGATGGgacaggggtgctggggggggctgcaGGTGGGACAGAGCCTGGGGGATACAGGGggcctgggggtgcagggggctgcgggggggggcggagATGCTGGGGGGGGTCAGGTGAGACCGGGGTGCTGAGGGGAGGTGCAGGTGGGATGGGAGGGTGCAGAGGGGATGGAGGTGCAGGGCAAacagagcggggggggggggggggtcctgcaccCCAGCCGTGCAAACCCAGACCAGCAATGCTGCATCCCGGGACCACCCGGCATAGGGTCACTGCCTCCCCGTGCACGGACGGGgtccggggaggggggagcacaggctcaggacctgacccccccccggccacccAGGAGGCCCCTACGGGGCGGTGGGGGTGGACCTGGCCTTCGAGCGGCTGCTGTGCCGCATCTTCGGGGCGGATTTCATCGCCACCTTCAAGGCGCAGCGCCCGGCGGCCTGGGTGGACCTGACCATCGCCTTCGAGGCCCGCAAGCGCGCGGCGGCCCCCACCCGCGCCAGCCCCCTCAACGTCTCCCTGCCCTTCTCCTTCGTCGACTTCTACCGCAAGCACCGGGGCCACAACGTGGAGACGGCCCTCAAGAGGAGCAAGTGaggccgggggggtgggggggtcccgcgtttgggcagggagaggacatggggctgggggatgtgggggtctgccccccccgcgccgccccccagccctgcccaccCTCCCCAGCGTCAACTTCGTCAAGTGGTCGTCGCAGGGGATGCTGCGCCTGTCCGCGGAGGCCATGGCCGAGCTCTTCCAGCCCACCGTCGGGCAGATCATCGCGCACATCGGTAGGCGTCCCCCCCCGCGGGACCCCCCcaccgccgcgggggccgctcgGCTGCATGGCACCTGCTTGGCTGCATTGCATCTCGTTGCACCCACAGCGCTGCATTGCACCTGCAGCGTTGCATTGCACCCGCTCGGCTGCATTGCACCCCATTGCACCTGCGGTGCTGCATTGCACCCATGGTGCTGCATTGCACCTGCAGTGCTGCATTGCACCCCGTtgcaccccactgcacccccccagaccccccagcccGGCTGACGGCCCCGCTCCGTCGGCAGGCGAGCTCCTGGGCAAGCCGGAGGTGCGGGGCGTCAAGCTGCTGTTCCTGGTGGGCGGCTTTGCCGAGTCGCCCATGCTGCAGCACGCGGTGCAGGCTGCCTTCGGCAGCGCCTGCCGCGTCGTGGTGCCGCACGACGTGGGGCTGACCATCCTCAAGGGCGCCGTGCTCTTCGGCCTCGACCCCGCCGTGGTGCGCGTGCGCCGCTCGCCGCTCACCTACGGCGTGGGGGTGCTCAACAAGTTCGTGGAGGGGAAGCacccccgcgagaagctgctggtgaAGGAGGGCAAGAGCTGGTGCACCGACGTCTTCGAGAAGTTCGTCGCCGTGGACCAGTCCGTGGCGCTGGGCGAGGTGGTGCAGCGGAGCTACTGCCCGGCCCGCGCCGGGCAGCGCAAGACCATCATCAACGTCTACTGCAGCGCCGCCGACGACGTGGTCTACATCACCGACCCCGGCGTGCGCAAGTGCGGCACCGTCAGCCTGGAGCTGGACGAGGCcggcgagggcggcggggccAAGCGGGGCCGCCGCGAGATCCGCGCCAGCATGCAGTTCGGGGACACGGAGATCAAGGTCACCGCCGTGGACATCAGCACCGCCAAGACGGTCCGGGCCACCATCGACTTCCTCTCCAACTGAGCGCCGCGGCGCGGGACGCTCGCCGGCGGGTCGCTCCGGGCCGGGGGGCCGAGCCCCTCTCCAGCCGCGCGTTAACCGTCTCGCAGCCGCTTCGGGAACGGCTCGGAGCGGCGCCGGCTCCGGGATCCGGGAGGAGacgccgggcgccgcgggagcGGGGTGCTGCAgcggtccccccccccgggtcaaCGCAGGCAAACGGAGCCCGGGCGTGTTTTCAGCTGaagtttattattttcctttatagattttttgtaattaaaaacaaaaatacccacacatagacacacacccgtgtatatatatatctatatatctatatatttatatataggcACATAAACTCCTCTGTTGCTTTCAGAATGGAGCCGCTTCCCAGGTCGTCGTACCACTGTCTTAAAAcgacaaacaaacagaaaaagcaaaaccccAAATAGCTCGAGACCGTGTCGAAAAGGCGACGGGTGGGAGGGGggtgccggccccggcgccgaCCCCGCGGCACGGCGCAGCTCTGCCCACACCAAAGCCCCCGCG
Protein-coding sequences here:
- the HSPA12B gene encoding heat shock 70 kDa protein 12B, coding for MATLLEPGMQSLRLGANGEPRCHTPSPPGSPGTRHSCSIAPLTPSQSPRSEARAPPAAPFAVVVAIDFGTTSSGYAFSFASDPEAIHMMRRWEGGDPGVANQKTPTSLLLTPDGAFHSFGYTARDYYHDLDPEDARHWLYFEKFKMKIHSTSDLSMKTELEAVNGKKVQALEVFAHALRFFKQHAVQELREQCPALPETEAVRWVITVPAIWKQPAKQFMREAAYKAGLVSPETPEQLLIALEPEAASIYCRKLRPHQLLELSCPAPAKGLGPARALDSSFRQAREQLRRSRHSRTFLVESGVGELWAELQAGDRYVVADCGGGTVDLTVHQLEQPQGTLKELYKASGGPYGAVGVDLAFERLLCRIFGADFIATFKAQRPAAWVDLTIAFEARKRAAAPTRASPLNVSLPFSFVDFYRKHRGHNVETALKRSNVNFVKWSSQGMLRLSAEAMAELFQPTVGQIIAHIGELLGKPEVRGVKLLFLVGGFAESPMLQHAVQAAFGSACRVVVPHDVGLTILKGAVLFGLDPAVVRVRRSPLTYGVGVLNKFVEGKHPREKLLVKEGKSWCTDVFEKFVAVDQSVALGEVVQRSYCPARAGQRKTIINVYCSAADDVVYITDPGVRKCGTVSLELDEAGEGGGAKRGRREIRASMQFGDTEIKVTAVDISTAKTVRATIDFLSN